From Alkaliphilus flagellatus, the proteins below share one genomic window:
- the flgL gene encoding flagellar hook-associated protein FlgL — protein MRVTNNMMISNMTRNLQTNIRRLAKTELQYNTGKRIHKPSDDPVGITRSLKLTADISELHQFKKNVQDALSWVENTEDTVIGYTEVLKRLRDLTEQAANGVLTDEETKKIKSEVAELKQQIISQGNTAYSGNYIFSGKNTDTKLFDENGNYTMGLDAARPGVTDLHTIKFQIGVGETININTLGTSLFEIDPTAPGGGNKAGIITLVEDIEDLLEDGNSTKELTDKLGEIDKYIDKALTIRGDIGARVNRLELIVNRIEDDVINLRALKSKIEDIDQAETAIQLMNEENVYRASLQVGARIIQPSLLDFLR, from the coding sequence ATGCGTGTAACTAATAATATGATGATTTCAAATATGACTCGAAATCTACAGACAAACATAAGAAGGCTTGCCAAAACAGAATTGCAGTACAATACAGGAAAAAGGATACATAAGCCTTCTGATGATCCGGTAGGGATTACAAGAAGTCTAAAGCTTACAGCAGATATAAGTGAGCTACATCAGTTTAAGAAGAATGTACAAGATGCACTATCTTGGGTAGAAAATACGGAAGATACTGTAATAGGATATACAGAAGTGCTTAAAAGACTGCGTGATCTAACAGAGCAAGCTGCAAATGGAGTTTTAACAGATGAAGAAACAAAAAAGATAAAAAGTGAAGTTGCAGAACTAAAACAACAAATTATTAGCCAAGGAAATACAGCTTATTCTGGAAACTATATTTTTTCTGGGAAAAATACGGATACTAAGCTTTTTGATGAAAACGGTAATTATACGATGGGTTTAGATGCTGCAAGACCTGGTGTAACAGATCTGCATACAATTAAATTTCAAATAGGTGTGGGTGAAACTATAAACATAAATACTTTAGGAACTTCCCTGTTTGAAATAGACCCAACGGCACCTGGAGGAGGAAATAAAGCAGGTATTATTACTCTTGTAGAAGACATAGAAGATCTTCTAGAAGATGGTAACTCAACGAAAGAGTTGACGGATAAACTAGGTGAAATCGACAAATACATAGACAAAGCCCTTACAATAAGAGGGGATATAGGTGCAAGAGTAAATAGATTAGAACTAATAGTAAACAGAATAGAAGATGATGTAATCAACCTTAGAGCACTAAAGTCCAAAATAGAAGATATAGACCAAGCAGAAACTGCCATACAACTAATGAACGAAGAAAATGTTTATAGAGCATCCTTGCAGGTTGGTGCAAGAATAATTCAGCCATCACTCTTGGATTTTTTAAGATAG
- a CDS encoding methionyl-tRNA formyltransferase, whose protein sequence is MRQYLKINKMFRIGYFADGKWAHEAFRHLIQDKSLSIEFVCVRYDSTDNELKNLAEIHNIDYLKHPSVNSKDFLDLVKQYNCDLFVSMSFNQIFKSEIINIPRLKIINCHAGKLPFYRGRNVLNWVLINDENEFGITVHYVDENIDTGDIILQRIYNITDEDDYSTLLDRAYIECGKILYDAIKLIQNNTFTLIKQDNIHPIGMYCGIRQEGDEIINWNETSREVFNFIRAICKPGPMARSTINGEIIKINKARLIKNAPIYKGIVGQIVGKSNDGLIVKTKDSILEIVDFEFNGKIRIGDRFK, encoded by the coding sequence ATGAGGCAGTATTTAAAAATAAATAAAATGTTTAGAATAGGATATTTTGCTGATGGGAAATGGGCACATGAAGCTTTTAGACATTTAATTCAAGATAAAAGTTTAAGTATTGAATTTGTATGTGTGAGATATGATTCAACTGACAATGAGTTAAAAAACCTTGCTGAAATACATAACATAGATTATTTAAAGCATCCTAGCGTTAACTCAAAAGATTTTTTAGACTTAGTAAAACAATACAATTGTGATTTGTTTGTTTCTATGTCATTTAATCAAATTTTCAAATCTGAAATTATAAATATACCTAGACTTAAGATAATTAATTGTCATGCAGGGAAATTACCATTTTATAGAGGAAGAAATGTATTAAATTGGGTATTAATTAATGATGAAAATGAATTTGGCATTACTGTTCATTATGTTGATGAAAATATAGATACTGGTGATATTATATTACAAAGAATTTATAATATAACTGATGAAGATGATTATAGTACTTTATTAGATCGAGCTTATATTGAATGTGGAAAAATTTTATATGATGCTATAAAATTAATTCAAAATAACACTTTTACATTAATAAAACAAGATAATATACATCCAATTGGTATGTATTGTGGTATTAGACAAGAAGGAGACGAAATAATTAATTGGAACGAAACTAGTAGAGAAGTTTTTAATTTTATTCGTGCTATATGTAAGCCAGGACCAATGGCTCGTAGTACTATAAATGGAGAAATAATAAAAATAAATAAAGCGAGACTAATAAAAAATGCTCCAATATATAAAGGAATTGTAGGGCAAATAGTAGGAAAATCTAATGATGGACTTATCGTAAAAACTAAAGATTCAATTTTAGAAATAGTTGATTTTGAGTTTAATGGAAAAATACGAATAGGAGATCGATTTAAATGA
- the neuB gene encoding N-acetylneuraminate synthase — protein sequence MSRVFIIAEAGVNHNGSIELAKKLIDKASEAGADAVKFQSFKAEKLVTKNARKAEYQEVTTGKQENQFEMIKKLELDYEKHEELINYCKHKNIMFLSSPFDLQSIDLLNRLGLEIFKIPSGEITNLPYLRKIGSLKKKVILSTGMSTLGDIEKALKILKDCGTTDITVLHCNTEYPTPMNDVNLLAMNIIKDAFKIEIGYSDHTLGIEIPIAAVALGATVIEKHFTLDKTMEGPDHRASLEPEELKKMVRCIRNIELALGDGIKKLTESEKKNINIARKSIVAGRDIKKGEVFTETNLAIKRPGDGISPMRWDEVMGKIANRDFREDELIHI from the coding sequence ATGAGCAGAGTTTTTATCATAGCAGAAGCTGGCGTTAATCACAATGGAAGTATAGAATTAGCTAAAAAACTAATTGATAAAGCTAGTGAAGCAGGAGCTGATGCGGTAAAATTTCAAAGTTTTAAAGCCGAAAAATTAGTAACTAAGAATGCAAGAAAAGCTGAATATCAAGAAGTAACAACTGGCAAACAAGAAAACCAATTTGAAATGATAAAAAAGTTAGAACTAGATTATGAAAAACATGAAGAATTGATTAATTATTGTAAACATAAAAATATAATGTTTCTATCATCACCTTTTGATTTACAGAGTATAGATTTACTTAATAGACTTGGACTTGAAATATTTAAAATACCTTCAGGTGAAATAACAAACCTACCATATCTAAGAAAGATAGGTTCATTAAAGAAAAAAGTAATACTTTCTACCGGAATGTCTACTCTAGGAGATATAGAAAAGGCTTTAAAAATACTTAAAGATTGCGGTACAACAGATATTACTGTGCTGCATTGTAATACAGAGTACCCTACACCTATGAATGATGTTAACTTATTAGCTATGAATATAATAAAAGATGCATTTAAAATAGAAATTGGGTATTCAGACCATACATTAGGCATAGAAATCCCTATAGCTGCAGTTGCATTGGGAGCTACAGTTATAGAGAAGCATTTTACTTTAGATAAAACTATGGAAGGACCAGACCATAGAGCTAGTTTAGAACCAGAAGAACTTAAGAAAATGGTAAGGTGTATAAGGAATATAGAATTAGCTTTAGGTGATGGAATAAAAAAATTAACTGAATCTGAAAAGAAAAATATAAATATAGCTAGAAAAAGTATAGTAGCAGGTAGGGATATTAAAAAAGGAGAAGTATTTACTGAAACTAACTTGGCTATTAAAAGACCAGGAGATGGTATATCTCCTATGAGATGGGATGAAGTTATGGGTAAAATTGCAAATAGAGATTTTAGAGAAGATGAGTTGATACATATATGA
- a CDS encoding NAD-dependent 4,6-dehydratase LegB: MSKILVTGADGFIGSHLVESLIEKGNKVRAFVYYNSFNTWGWLDTLPKNILKEVEVFTGDIRDPNGVREAMKEIDEAYHLAALIAIPFSYHSPDSYVDTNIKGTLNVLQAAKDLHTSRILVTSTSEVYGTAQYVPIDEKHPFQGQSPYSATKIGADRIAESFYRSFDMPITIVRPFNTYGPRQSARAVIPTIITQLLAGKEEIRLGSLTPTRDFNYVKDTVNGFIEIAKSDKAIGEEINIATQQEISIGQLAEEMINQINPNAQIICDEQRLRPENSEVNRLLGSNEKIKQFTSWEPKYNLKTGLAETIEWLKNNLDRYKTDIYNI; the protein is encoded by the coding sequence ATGTCTAAAATTTTAGTAACAGGAGCAGATGGTTTTATAGGAAGTCACTTAGTTGAGAGCTTAATAGAAAAAGGTAATAAAGTTAGGGCTTTTGTATATTATAATTCATTTAATACTTGGGGATGGCTAGATACATTGCCAAAGAATATATTGAAAGAAGTAGAAGTTTTTACAGGAGATATTAGAGATCCTAATGGAGTGAGAGAAGCTATGAAAGAAATAGATGAAGCTTACCATCTTGCAGCACTTATTGCCATTCCATTTAGTTATCATTCTCCCGATTCTTATGTGGACACAAATATTAAGGGAACACTGAATGTTCTTCAAGCAGCTAAAGATTTACATACATCAAGAATTTTAGTTACTTCTACGTCTGAAGTATATGGAACTGCTCAATATGTTCCTATAGACGAAAAGCACCCTTTTCAAGGACAATCTCCTTATTCAGCAACTAAAATAGGAGCAGATAGAATTGCAGAGTCATTTTACAGAAGCTTTGATATGCCTATTACTATAGTCAGACCATTTAATACATATGGACCGAGACAGTCAGCTAGAGCTGTAATACCTACTATAATTACGCAGTTATTAGCGGGCAAAGAAGAAATAAGGTTGGGTTCACTAACTCCTACGAGAGATTTTAATTATGTGAAAGATACGGTTAATGGCTTTATAGAAATTGCTAAATCAGATAAAGCAATAGGTGAAGAAATTAATATAGCAACTCAACAAGAAATTTCAATAGGACAATTAGCTGAAGAGATGATTAATCAGATCAATCCTAATGCCCAAATTATATGTGATGAACAAAGATTAAGGCCTGAAAATAGTGAGGTAAATAGACTTTTAGGATCTAATGAGAAAATAAAACAGTTTACAAGTTGGGAGCCTAAATATAATCTCAAAACTGGTTTAGCAGAAACTATAGAATGGCTAAAAAATAATCTAGATAGATACAAGACTGATATCTATAATATATAG
- a CDS encoding flagellin N-terminal helical domain-containing protein: MRINNNLMAMNTHRQLGIANNAGAKSMEKLSSGYRINRAGDDAAGLSISEKMRGQIRGLTQASRNAQDGISLIQTAEGAMDEVHAMLQRMRELAVQSANDTNDVDVDRAALQAEVDQLLTEINSVSERTEFNGMKLLDGSFSGKIFHIGANEGQNMEVTIAKMDTSASGLSVSGLSIATQSGANSAIETVNDAIKTLSTRRSELGAIQNRLEHTIKNLDNAAENLQAAESRVRDVDMAKEMMEQTRQNILQQASTAMLAQANQAPQTVLQLLR; this comes from the coding sequence ATGAGAATTAATAACAACTTAATGGCAATGAACACTCACAGACAATTAGGAATCGCTAACAACGCTGGAGCAAAATCAATGGAGAAATTATCTTCAGGATACAGAATCAATAGAGCAGGAGATGACGCAGCTGGTCTATCTATCTCTGAAAAAATGAGAGGACAAATTAGAGGTCTTACTCAAGCATCAAGAAATGCTCAAGACGGTATTTCTTTAATTCAAACTGCAGAAGGTGCAATGGATGAAGTTCATGCAATGCTTCAAAGAATGAGAGAACTTGCAGTACAATCAGCTAATGATACAAATGATGTTGATGTTGATAGAGCAGCTCTTCAAGCAGAAGTAGATCAGCTGCTAACAGAAATTAACTCTGTATCAGAAAGAACAGAATTTAACGGAATGAAATTATTAGATGGAAGTTTTTCTGGAAAGATTTTTCACATAGGTGCTAATGAAGGCCAAAACATGGAAGTTACAATTGCTAAAATGGATACTTCAGCTTCAGGATTAAGTGTATCTGGACTTAGCATTGCAACTCAGTCAGGTGCAAATAGTGCAATTGAAACTGTAAATGATGCTATAAAAACTTTATCAACAAGAAGATCAGAGTTAGGAGCTATTCAAAACAGATTAGAGCATACTATTAAAAACTTAGACAATGCTGCTGAAAATCTACAAGCTGCAGAATCTAGAGTTAGAGACGTAGATATGGCTAAAGAAATGATGGAGCAAACAAGACAAAATATTTTACAACAAGCTTCTACAGCTATGCTTGCACAAGCAAACCAAGCTCCTCAAACAGTACTTCAATTATTAAGATAA
- a CDS encoding nucleotidyltransferase family protein, protein MNISDLFINENITIKEAIKKLDETAKKILLVTEDNKLKGIVTDGDIRRWILKNGSLQEAVIYIMNTSPKYIYEKDIDNAKEILMEKMVEAMPVVNAKKEVVDIVFWNDNFGNKLNHFNKLETPVVIMAGGKGTRLEPYTKILPKPLIPIGDTPIVERIINRFNEYGCDKFYMTVNYKKNMIKAYFNELDKAYEIEYVEEEKLLGTAGSLSLLKVELKDTFFVSNCDILIDANYSDMIKCHRKNNNKITLVTSLKHYTIPYGIIEISESSEVESMIEKPEYDYLVNTGMYILEPEVLKDIPEDTFYHITDLINKYIDRGEKIGVYPVSDKEWLDMGQFKEMENMFERLGIK, encoded by the coding sequence ATGAATATAAGTGATTTATTTATAAATGAGAATATTACCATAAAAGAAGCAATAAAAAAATTAGATGAAACTGCAAAAAAAATATTGTTAGTGACTGAGGATAATAAATTAAAAGGGATCGTAACAGATGGTGATATTAGACGATGGATATTGAAAAATGGAAGTTTGCAGGAAGCTGTTATTTATATAATGAATACATCTCCTAAATATATTTATGAAAAAGATATAGATAATGCAAAAGAAATATTGATGGAGAAAATGGTGGAAGCAATGCCTGTAGTTAATGCTAAAAAAGAAGTGGTAGATATAGTATTTTGGAACGATAACTTTGGAAATAAACTAAATCATTTCAATAAATTAGAAACTCCTGTGGTAATTATGGCAGGAGGTAAAGGAACACGATTAGAGCCTTATACCAAGATATTACCTAAACCACTTATTCCGATCGGAGATACTCCAATAGTTGAGAGAATAATAAATAGATTTAATGAATACGGTTGTGATAAATTCTATATGACTGTTAATTATAAAAAAAATATGATTAAGGCCTATTTTAATGAATTAGATAAAGCTTATGAAATAGAATATGTTGAAGAGGAAAAGCTACTTGGTACGGCTGGAAGTCTTTCGTTATTAAAAGTAGAATTAAAAGATACTTTTTTTGTAAGTAATTGTGATATTTTAATTGATGCAAATTACTCGGATATGATTAAATGTCATAGAAAAAATAATAATAAGATTACTCTTGTAACATCTCTTAAACACTATACTATTCCATATGGAATAATAGAGATAAGTGAAAGTAGTGAAGTCGAAAGTATGATTGAAAAACCAGAATATGATTATTTGGTTAATACTGGAATGTATATACTTGAACCAGAGGTATTAAAAGATATTCCCGAAGATACATTTTATCATATAACAGACCTTATAAATAAGTATATAGATAGAGGCGAAAAAATAGGAGTTTATCCAGTTAGTGATAAAGAATGGTTAGACATGGGACAGTTTAAGGAAATGGAAAATATGTTTGAAAGGTTAGGAATAAAATGA
- a CDS encoding flagellar protein FlgN, protein MKSIDQLKDTLIKETDLYTQVLKLAEEKTKVIVAGDIKVLEDITKKEQQYIMNMGTFEKIRRSILTNIAEELNVEAITTVSELILFVEEDAGNKIDQLRNNLLETIADLKVVNEGNEKLINQSLQYINFNLEVLTHSPEDGNRYSSNASENKEVKPINFFDMRV, encoded by the coding sequence ATGAAGTCTATTGATCAATTAAAGGATACCTTAATAAAAGAAACTGATCTATATACTCAAGTTCTAAAATTAGCAGAAGAAAAGACTAAGGTTATAGTTGCAGGAGATATTAAAGTATTAGAAGATATTACAAAAAAAGAACAGCAGTACATTATGAATATGGGTACCTTTGAAAAAATTAGACGATCCATTTTAACTAATATTGCTGAAGAGTTAAACGTAGAAGCTATAACTACTGTTTCTGAGTTAATTCTTTTTGTTGAAGAAGATGCTGGAAATAAAATTGATCAGCTCAGAAACAATCTATTAGAAACTATTGCCGATTTAAAGGTGGTTAATGAAGGTAATGAAAAACTTATTAACCAGAGCTTACAGTATATTAATTTTAATTTAGAAGTGCTTACCCACTCACCAGAGGATGGTAATCGATATAGTAGTAATGCTTCAGAAAATAAAGAAGTGAAGCCTATCAATTTTTTTGATATGCGAGTATAG
- the flgK gene encoding flagellar hook-associated protein FlgK: MRSTFSGFNSARSGLFAAQRAIDITGHNLANINTRGYTRQRLEQTASTPMKLYGGQGMLGTGVDTTAIHQLRNEFLDYKYRDEASALGFWDAKADGLSFIESIMNEPSDTGISKVIDQLFESFQELGKNPDNITTRTLVRQRATTFTNSINHMYNQLEKMAVDLNFDVNSMVSSINTYGKQIAQLNDQILRSEADGSNANDLRDKRNLLIDDLSKIVDVEVLEVVNPDNPKHKQMVIKVAGKPLVYHKEFTGLKTEKIASKFFNSFDKQIDNYEIKWADGTAFDTDNITGELKALLVMRDGEGGNEKGVPYYIKELNRFVNVFANEINKIHLNGFGLDKSTGLGFFTVDGVTTGGKTINDDIFTKINASNIKLTVDLEDVNKIAASEHPDLLPKDGTIMLEISELRHKQSMFQEGKPEDFIKSLIGTLGVESEEAERSALNQLTLLSEIENRRQSISGVWQDEELSNMVKFQHAYNASARMITTIDEMLDVVINKIGIVGR, from the coding sequence ATGAGATCAACATTTTCAGGTTTTAACTCTGCAAGATCAGGACTTTTTGCAGCTCAAAGAGCTATAGATATAACAGGGCATAATCTTGCAAACATTAATACAAGGGGCTATACCAGACAAAGACTAGAACAAACCGCAAGTACCCCAATGAAGCTATATGGTGGACAAGGTATGTTAGGTACAGGGGTAGATACTACTGCAATACATCAGTTAAGAAACGAATTTCTTGATTATAAATATAGAGACGAAGCTAGTGCACTAGGATTTTGGGATGCAAAGGCAGATGGGCTATCTTTTATTGAATCTATAATGAACGAACCTTCTGATACAGGTATAAGTAAGGTAATAGACCAGCTCTTCGAGTCATTTCAAGAACTTGGTAAAAATCCAGATAATATAACTACTAGAACACTAGTTAGACAAAGGGCAACTACCTTTACTAACTCAATTAATCATATGTATAATCAGCTAGAGAAGATGGCAGTAGATCTTAACTTTGATGTTAATTCTATGGTTTCTTCTATTAATACATACGGTAAGCAAATAGCTCAACTTAACGATCAAATACTTAGATCTGAAGCAGACGGCAGCAATGCCAATGATTTAAGAGATAAAAGAAACCTATTAATAGATGATTTATCTAAAATAGTAGATGTAGAGGTACTAGAGGTAGTTAATCCAGATAATCCAAAGCATAAGCAGATGGTAATAAAGGTGGCAGGAAAGCCATTGGTGTACCATAAGGAGTTTACAGGGCTTAAAACAGAAAAGATAGCAAGTAAATTTTTTAATAGCTTTGATAAACAAATAGATAATTATGAAATTAAATGGGCAGACGGTACAGCATTTGATACTGACAATATTACTGGAGAATTAAAAGCCCTGTTAGTTATGCGTGATGGTGAAGGTGGAAATGAAAAAGGGGTGCCTTACTATATAAAAGAATTGAATCGTTTTGTAAATGTGTTTGCTAATGAGATTAATAAGATACATCTTAATGGATTTGGACTGGATAAAAGTACTGGATTAGGATTTTTTACAGTAGATGGAGTAACTACTGGTGGTAAAACAATTAACGATGATATATTTACAAAGATTAACGCGTCTAATATTAAGCTAACCGTAGACTTAGAAGACGTAAACAAGATTGCTGCATCTGAACATCCAGATCTTCTTCCAAAGGATGGAACCATTATGTTAGAAATTAGTGAACTTAGGCATAAACAAAGTATGTTTCAAGAAGGAAAACCAGAAGATTTTATAAAATCTCTAATAGGAACCCTTGGAGTAGAATCAGAAGAAGCAGAAAGAAGCGCACTTAACCAATTGACCTTGCTAAGTGAAATCGAAAATAGAAGACAATCAATATCAGGAGTTTGGCAGGATGAAGAGCTTTCAAATATGGTTAAATTTCAACATGCTTACAATGCTTCAGCTAGAATGATAACAACAATAGATGAAATGCTAGATGTAGTTATAAATAAAATAGGCATAGTAGGCAGATAG
- a CDS encoding motility associated factor glycosyltransferase family protein → MLMIDNINILKRVYLNTWKRIKSLEDSINKDLIKLEETRKGQNTLFCEKEGRKTYIHSKYDPVREAEAIIQEYKDIKDDATIIFYGTGLGYHIDIFLEKYPNINYYIYEPVPELLYQYLNNKSLEGLKGKNLKDIVLGTDIQDTVIFLNNIIDKNRKDIILVEFPVHKQMFPKEYENFLDLFKTIVKDKRAIIHTDYAFQERWIINSMKNFKYVLSTPNILIEKKGEFKNKPAILVAAGPSLNEEIENIRYIKENGLAYIFSVGSAINTLMYNNIYPDAATTYDPTERNQIVFEKVNEMKIRDIPMIFGTSVGYETLENYLGNKYHMITSQDTIANYYLKTKENQSINIVQDAPSIAVVTFQLLSDLGFNPIILVGQNLGYIGKEKHSEGVHYSKQLTEEEIEKGIWVKDVYGNEILADDGFNRMRQHMEFYIGKLLNTRVINTTKGGAHIEGAEFIELETVMKNDLTEKIVEDNWLNGDKTSYDEKYLDFKLRKMDIEYDKALKTNKNYKNILNKIDRSINNRNFSQTENLYIKLDKELRKIENNDFYKTFILPMNRVQYKTLVDSIDRLNEINNHYNKGKKIVESFRRFMDICEQCIEAIKPIYEEMKKDIEYINQSNEEGEKYV, encoded by the coding sequence ATGCTAATGATAGATAATATAAATATACTAAAGAGGGTATATCTAAACACATGGAAGAGGATAAAGTCTTTAGAAGATAGTATAAATAAGGATTTAATAAAACTTGAAGAAACACGAAAAGGACAGAATACTCTTTTTTGCGAAAAAGAAGGAAGAAAGACTTATATTCACAGTAAATATGATCCTGTAAGAGAAGCAGAAGCAATAATACAAGAATATAAAGATATAAAAGACGACGCAACAATAATTTTTTATGGGACAGGCTTAGGCTATCATATAGATATATTTTTGGAGAAATATCCTAATATAAATTACTATATATACGAACCAGTGCCAGAATTATTATATCAATATTTGAATAATAAGTCTTTAGAAGGATTGAAAGGTAAAAATTTAAAGGATATAGTATTAGGTACAGATATTCAAGATACAGTAATATTCTTAAATAATATTATTGATAAAAATAGAAAAGATATTATTTTAGTTGAATTTCCAGTACATAAACAGATGTTCCCTAAAGAATATGAGAATTTTTTAGATTTGTTTAAAACAATAGTTAAAGATAAAAGGGCTATCATACATACAGATTATGCATTTCAAGAAAGATGGATAATAAATAGCATGAAAAACTTTAAATACGTGCTATCTACTCCTAATATACTTATAGAAAAAAAGGGAGAGTTTAAAAACAAACCAGCTATTTTAGTGGCGGCAGGACCATCTTTAAATGAGGAAATAGAAAATATTAGGTATATTAAAGAAAATGGATTAGCTTATATATTTAGTGTAGGATCAGCTATAAATACACTTATGTATAATAATATATATCCAGATGCAGCAACTACATATGATCCAACAGAAAGAAATCAAATAGTTTTTGAAAAAGTTAATGAAATGAAAATAAGAGATATACCTATGATATTTGGGACTTCAGTTGGCTATGAAACACTGGAAAACTATTTAGGTAATAAATATCATATGATAACTTCTCAGGATACTATAGCTAATTATTATTTAAAAACCAAAGAAAATCAGTCTATAAACATAGTACAAGATGCTCCTTCAATAGCAGTCGTAACTTTTCAACTGTTAAGTGATTTAGGATTTAATCCTATCATACTTGTAGGTCAAAATTTAGGATATATAGGGAAAGAAAAACATTCAGAAGGAGTACATTATAGCAAACAATTAACTGAAGAAGAAATAGAAAAAGGTATATGGGTAAAAGACGTATATGGCAATGAAATTTTAGCTGATGATGGCTTTAATAGAATGAGACAACATATGGAATTTTATATAGGTAAGCTTTTAAATACAAGAGTTATTAATACAACTAAAGGTGGAGCTCATATAGAAGGGGCAGAATTTATTGAATTAGAGACAGTGATGAAAAATGATTTAACAGAGAAAATAGTAGAAGATAATTGGTTAAATGGAGATAAGACAAGTTATGATGAAAAATATTTAGATTTTAAATTAAGAAAAATGGATATAGAATATGATAAAGCACTAAAAACTAATAAAAATTATAAAAATATATTAAATAAAATAGATAGATCTATTAATAATAGAAATTTTTCTCAGACAGAGAATCTTTATATTAAACTTGACAAAGAGTTAAGAAAAATAGAAAACAATGATTTCTACAAAACTTTTATACTGCCTATGAATAGAGTTCAATATAAAACGCTAGTAGACAGTATAGATAGATTAAATGAAATAAATAATCACTATAATAAAGGGAAAAAGATAGTTGAAAGCTTTAGAAGATTTATGGATATATGTGAGCAATGTATAGAGGCGATAAAACCAATATATGAAGAGATGAAGAAAGACATAGAATATATAAATCAGAGTAATGAAGAGGGTGAAAAATATGTCTAA
- a CDS encoding LegC family aminotransferase → MTKMIPLSVPNLKGKELDYITKAVETEWVSTGGEYINEFEKNMAKYLNVDTVVACQSGTAGLHLALKLSGVEYNNEVIVPTLTFIAAVNPVKYLGAEPIFIDCDNTLNMDLEKLEEFCSNECYLFKNRLINKKTQRTITAIVIVHVFGNMANMEKLVEIASRYNLKIVEDATEALGSYCTSGKYEGKFAGTIGDFGVYSFNGNKIITTGGGGMLVAKDKKLVEKAKYLSTQAKDDELYYLHEEIGYNYRMTNLQAALGVAQLEQLEDFIKIKSENYKFYDEQIVNIKGLSLLNFNKNTRPNYWFYSLIIDKDKYGLDRDGLLMKLINKKIQTRPIWGLVHNQKPYVNNQTYKIEKANNYINKILNIPCSTNLSFEDAQTVIDALKI, encoded by the coding sequence ATGACAAAAATGATCCCATTATCAGTTCCGAATTTGAAAGGTAAAGAATTAGATTATATAACTAAAGCAGTAGAAACGGAATGGGTGTCTACTGGTGGTGAGTATATAAATGAATTCGAAAAAAATATGGCTAAATATTTAAACGTTGATACTGTAGTGGCTTGTCAAAGTGGAACAGCTGGCCTTCATTTGGCTTTAAAGCTTTCTGGAGTAGAATATAATAATGAGGTCATTGTACCAACTCTTACATTTATAGCTGCTGTTAATCCTGTTAAATATCTTGGTGCAGAGCCAATATTTATAGATTGCGATAATACACTAAATATGGATTTAGAAAAATTAGAAGAATTTTGCAGCAATGAATGTTATCTATTTAAAAATAGATTGATAAACAAAAAAACTCAAAGAACAATCACGGCAATAGTTATTGTTCATGTATTCGGTAATATGGCAAATATGGAAAAGCTAGTGGAGATTGCATCAAGATATAATCTAAAAATAGTTGAAGATGCAACTGAAGCTTTGGGAAGTTACTGTACTTCTGGAAAATATGAAGGAAAATTTGCAGGGACTATTGGAGACTTTGGAGTATATTCATTTAATGGAAATAAGATAATTACTACTGGTGGAGGCGGAATGCTAGTAGCTAAAGATAAAAAACTAGTTGAAAAAGCTAAATATTTATCTACTCAAGCTAAGGATGATGAATTATATTATTTACATGAAGAGATTGGTTATAACTATAGAATGACAAATTTACAAGCAGCATTGGGAGTAGCCCAATTAGAACAATTAGAAGACTTTATTAAAATAAAATCTGAGAATTATAAGTTTTATGATGAACAAATAGTAAATATTAAAGGACTTTCATTATTAAATTTTAATAAAAATACTAGGCCTAATTATTGGTTTTATTCACTAATTATTGATAAGGATAAATATGGATTAGATAGAGATGGTCTTTTAATGAAATTAATTAATAAAAAAATACAGACAAGACCTATATGGGGGCTAGTACACAATCAAAAACCATATGTTAATAATCAGACTTATAAAATAGAAAAAGCAAATAATTATATAAATAAAATTTTAAATATACCTTGTAGTACAAACTTAAGTTTTGAAGATGCACAAACAGTAATTGATGCTTTAAAGATTTGA